In Paracoccus fistulariae, a single window of DNA contains:
- a CDS encoding Tm-1-like ATP-binding domain-containing protein yields the protein MADKTILVIGTYDTKDDELAFLADVIRDQGGKVVTMDVSVLGDPSRPTDYSKHDVAQEGGSSIRAAIDSGDENQAMQIMARGASLLVARLYAQGAFDGLIVLGGTMGTDLALDVTSVLPLGVPKYIVSTVAFSPLIDRTRLAADTQMILWAGGLYGLNSVCKASLSQAAGAVLGAARAVRLPDPDRPLIGMMSLGTSALKYVIPLKPALEARGFEVAVFHATGMGGQAFENLAAQGAFACVFDFCTQELGNHINGSSVSAGPARLTAAGLNGTPQLVAPACYELVDMVGWDSLPEKWVDHPQRPHNRLLVSVVLNEEERRDVAHAHARQLSTAKGPTALLLPRHGLGEWDREGADLHDPAGLAQFFNDLAAALPDNVEAHWIDGHINDAVFADKALEIFDAWCAAGTVTPQSRRPGSSSASRSSSVS from the coding sequence ATGGCCGACAAGACCATTCTGGTAATCGGCACCTATGACACCAAGGATGACGAGCTTGCTTTTCTTGCGGATGTGATCCGCGATCAGGGCGGCAAGGTCGTCACCATGGATGTCTCGGTGCTGGGCGATCCCTCCCGGCCCACCGATTATTCCAAGCATGACGTCGCGCAAGAGGGCGGCAGTTCCATCCGCGCGGCCATCGACAGCGGCGACGAAAATCAGGCGATGCAGATCATGGCGCGGGGGGCAAGCCTGCTTGTCGCGCGGCTATATGCACAGGGTGCCTTTGACGGGCTGATCGTTCTGGGCGGAACCATGGGCACCGATCTGGCGCTGGATGTGACGTCGGTGCTTCCGCTGGGGGTGCCGAAATATATCGTCTCGACCGTTGCGTTCTCGCCGCTGATCGACCGCACGAGGCTGGCTGCCGATACGCAAATGATCCTGTGGGCGGGTGGGCTTTACGGGTTGAATTCGGTCTGCAAGGCGTCGTTGAGCCAGGCTGCCGGCGCCGTTCTGGGCGCCGCCCGCGCCGTGCGTCTGCCCGATCCGGACAGGCCCCTGATCGGGATGATGTCGCTGGGCACATCCGCCCTGAAATATGTGATCCCGCTGAAACCGGCGCTGGAAGCGCGCGGCTTCGAGGTCGCCGTCTTTCACGCCACGGGGATGGGCGGGCAGGCCTTTGAGAACCTTGCCGCGCAGGGCGCATTCGCCTGCGTCTTCGATTTCTGCACGCAAGAGCTGGGCAATCACATCAACGGATCAAGCGTATCGGCCGGGCCCGCGCGGCTGACGGCGGCAGGGCTGAACGGCACGCCGCAGCTTGTCGCGCCTGCCTGTTACGAGCTGGTCGATATGGTCGGATGGGACAGCCTGCCCGAAAAATGGGTCGATCACCCGCAGCGCCCCCATAACCGCCTGCTGGTCAGCGTCGTCCTGAACGAAGAAGAGCGGCGCGATGTTGCCCACGCCCATGCCAGGCAGCTTTCGACGGCGAAGGGGCCAACGGCCCTGCTGTTGCCGAGGCATGGTCTGGGCGAATGGGATCGCGAGGGGGCCGATCTGCACGATCCGGCCGGTCTGGCGCAGTTCTTCAACGACCTCGCCGCGGCGCTGCCGGATAATGTCGAGGCGCATTGGATCGACGGCCATATCAACGATGCGGTCTTTGCCGACAAGGCGCTGGAGATTTTCGATGCCTGGTGCGCCGCTGGAACGGTGACGCCTCAGTCGCGCAGGCCGGGATCAAGCAGTGCCAGCAGGTCAAGCAGCGTCTCGTAA
- the hpaR gene encoding homoprotocatechuate degradation operon regulator HpaR, which produces MTPKLPSTTRSLPIALIRAREGVMAPIRDMLAETGITEQQWRVLRVLSEHGQLDTKTLADRASLLFPSLTRMAVTLREKGLITQTRDDVDRRRQLIEITPEGQKIIDDHSDRAAQIVQGFKTTLGAENYETLLDLLALLDPGLRD; this is translated from the coding sequence ATGACGCCCAAACTGCCTTCGACGACCCGATCCCTGCCCATCGCGCTGATCCGCGCGCGTGAAGGGGTGATGGCGCCGATCCGCGACATGCTGGCGGAGACGGGGATCACCGAACAGCAGTGGCGCGTGCTGCGCGTACTGTCCGAACATGGGCAGTTGGACACCAAGACGCTGGCCGATCGCGCCAGCCTGCTGTTTCCCAGCCTGACGCGCATGGCCGTGACCCTGCGCGAGAAAGGGCTGATCACCCAGACCCGCGACGATGTGGACCGGCGACGCCAGTTGATCGAGATCACGCCCGAGGGGCAGAAGATCATCGACGATCACTCGGATCGCGCGGCGCAGATCGTTCAGGGCTTCAAGACCACATTGGGCGCCGAAAATTACGAGACGCTGCTTGACCTGCTGGCACTGCTTGATCCCGGCCTGCGCGACTGA
- a CDS encoding 5-carboxymethyl-2-hydroxymuconate isomerase: MPHFHIDYSANLEEVVDMAALCEAIRAEASRIEAFPMPGIRVRATCVDHWAMADGDPKHGFIDLSIRLREGRPDDVKKDAVTRIFATLKDFLAPAMETRSIALSAEMRDINADLSPKFGTVRRHLEGKA; encoded by the coding sequence ATGCCGCATTTCCACATCGACTATTCGGCCAACCTCGAAGAGGTCGTGGATATGGCGGCCCTGTGCGAAGCCATCCGCGCCGAGGCGTCGCGGATCGAGGCCTTTCCCATGCCCGGCATCCGTGTCCGCGCGACATGCGTGGATCACTGGGCGATGGCGGATGGCGATCCGAAGCATGGCTTCATCGACCTGTCCATTCGCCTGCGCGAAGGCCGGCCGGACGATGTAAAGAAAGATGCCGTGACGCGCATCTTTGCGACTCTCAAGGATTTCCTCGCACCTGCGATGGAAACCCGTTCCATCGCACTCTCGGCAGAGATGCGGGATATCAACGCCGACCTTTCCCCGAAATTCGGGACGGTCCGTCGCCACCTGGAGGGCAAGGCATGA
- the hpaE gene encoding 5-carboxymethyl-2-hydroxymuconate semialdehyde dehydrogenase translates to MTVLDDNIAKLNGYLQRFRDTGILNRIAGADVPGAAGVFENITPVDRSVICEVAHGDATDIDAAARAAHAAFTDWRDMPALERKKILIRVAEGIEARAEEIALCECWDTGQTLKFMSKAALRGAENFRYFADQVVRARDGQHLKSPTLMNVTTRVPIGPVGVITPWNTPFMLSTWKIAPALAAGCTVVHKPAEASPLTARLLVEIAEEAGLPPGVLNTVNGFGEGAGKALCEHPLIKAIAFVGESRTGSLIVKQGADTLKRNHLELGGKNPVIVFEDADLDRALDAVIFMIYSINGERCTSSSRLLVQDSIREEFEDKLIARVNSIKVGHPLDPSTEIGPLVTEEHFKKVTSYFDIATEDGATVAAGGKTVGDEGYFVRPTLFTNASNQMRIAQEEIFGPVLTSIPFKTEEEALQIANDIPYGLTGYLWTNDLTRALRFTDRLEAGMIWVNSENVRHLPTPFGGVKASGIGRDGGDWSFEFYMEQKHVGFATGQHKITRLGAG, encoded by the coding sequence ATGACTGTACTCGACGACAATATCGCAAAACTGAACGGCTATCTGCAGCGGTTCCGCGACACCGGCATCCTGAACCGGATCGCGGGCGCGGATGTTCCGGGCGCGGCGGGTGTTTTCGAAAACATCACCCCCGTGGACAGAAGCGTCATCTGTGAGGTGGCTCATGGCGATGCCACGGATATCGACGCGGCGGCGCGCGCGGCCCATGCCGCCTTCACCGACTGGCGCGACATGCCCGCGCTGGAGCGCAAGAAGATCCTGATTCGCGTGGCCGAGGGGATCGAGGCGCGGGCCGAGGAAATCGCCCTCTGCGAATGCTGGGACACCGGCCAGACGCTGAAATTCATGTCCAAGGCCGCCCTGCGCGGGGCCGAAAACTTTCGCTATTTCGCCGATCAGGTGGTGCGGGCGCGCGACGGCCAGCATCTGAAATCGCCGACGCTGATGAATGTGACCACCCGCGTTCCCATCGGGCCGGTGGGCGTGATCACGCCCTGGAACACGCCGTTCATGCTGTCGACCTGGAAGATCGCGCCTGCCTTGGCCGCCGGCTGCACGGTCGTGCACAAACCGGCAGAGGCCTCGCCCCTGACGGCGCGGCTGCTGGTCGAGATCGCGGAAGAGGCGGGGCTGCCGCCGGGCGTCCTGAACACGGTCAACGGATTCGGCGAAGGCGCGGGCAAGGCGCTGTGCGAACATCCGCTGATCAAGGCGATCGCCTTTGTCGGTGAAAGCCGCACCGGCTCTTTGATCGTGAAACAGGGGGCCGATACGCTGAAGCGCAATCACCTTGAACTGGGCGGCAAGAACCCGGTGATCGTGTTTGAAGATGCCGATCTGGACCGCGCGCTGGATGCGGTGATCTTCATGATCTATTCGATCAATGGCGAACGCTGCACCTCTTCGTCGCGCCTGCTGGTTCAGGACAGCATCCGCGAAGAATTCGAAGACAAGCTGATCGCCCGCGTGAACAGCATCAAGGTCGGTCATCCGCTGGACCCCTCGACCGAGATCGGTCCGCTGGTCACGGAAGAGCATTTCAAGAAGGTCACCAGCTATTTCGACATCGCTACCGAGGATGGCGCGACCGTCGCGGCAGGTGGTAAGACCGTTGGCGACGAAGGCTATTTCGTGCGCCCGACGCTTTTCACCAATGCCAGCAACCAGATGCGTATCGCGCAGGAAGAGATTTTTGGCCCGGTGCTGACCTCGATCCCCTTCAAGACCGAGGAAGAGGCATTGCAGATCGCAAATGACATTCCCTACGGCCTGACCGGCTATCTGTGGACCAATGACCTGACCCGCGCCCTGCGCTTTACCGACAGGCTGGAGGCCGGCATGATCTGGGTGAATTCCGAAAATGTCCGCCATCTGCCGACGCCGTTCGGCGGGGTCAAGGCCAGCGGCATTGGCCGCGATGGCGGCGACTGGTCCTTTGAATTCTATATGGAGCAAAAGCATGTCGGCTTTGCCACCGGCCAGCACAAGATCACCCGGCTTGGGGCGGGATGA
- the hpaD gene encoding 3,4-dihydroxyphenylacetate 2,3-dioxygenase, protein MPVPAPNLYPDFNTIRLSHVCLNVKDLAASRKFYTDILGLQVTDEDDSRIYLRAMEERGHHCVILQKSDQPGTVEVMGFKTFDEDDLDRAEAYFKAKGRPTEWVERPYQGRTLLTSDNIGIPLEFYHKMDRLAPIHQKYALYRGVKPLRIDHFNCFTHDVDASVAFYSDFGFRVTEYTEDEDSKKLWAAWLHRKGGVHDMAFTNGTGPRMHHVAFWVPTPLNIIDLLDLMSTTGYVSNIERGPGRHGISNAFFLYVLDPDGHRIEIYCSDYQTVDPDLEPIKWDLKDPQRQTLWGAPAPESWFKHGTTFAGVETKDSALAASPIIAP, encoded by the coding sequence ATGCCCGTTCCCGCACCGAACCTTTATCCCGATTTCAATACCATCCGCCTGAGCCATGTCTGTCTGAACGTCAAAGACCTGGCCGCGTCGCGCAAGTTCTATACCGACATCCTTGGCCTTCAGGTCACGGATGAGGATGACAGCCGCATCTATCTGCGCGCGATGGAAGAGCGCGGGCACCACTGTGTGATCCTGCAGAAATCCGACCAGCCCGGCACTGTCGAGGTGATGGGTTTCAAGACCTTCGACGAAGACGATCTGGACCGCGCCGAGGCCTATTTCAAGGCAAAGGGCCGCCCGACCGAGTGGGTCGAACGCCCCTATCAGGGCCGCACGCTGCTGACCTCGGACAATATCGGCATTCCGCTGGAATTTTATCACAAGATGGACCGGCTGGCGCCGATCCATCAGAAATATGCCCTGTATCGCGGGGTCAAGCCGCTGCGGATCGACCATTTCAACTGCTTCACGCATGATGTCGATGCATCTGTCGCCTTCTATTCGGATTTCGGCTTCCGCGTGACCGAATATACCGAGGATGAGGACAGCAAGAAGCTGTGGGCCGCCTGGCTGCATCGCAAGGGCGGCGTGCATGACATGGCCTTTACCAACGGCACCGGCCCGCGCATGCATCACGTTGCCTTCTGGGTGCCGACGCCTCTGAATATCATCGACCTGCTGGATCTGATGTCCACCACCGGCTATGTCAGCAATATCGAGCGCGGTCCGGGCCGTCACGGGATCTCGAACGCGTTCTTCCTTTACGTGCTTGACCCCGATGGCCACCGGATCGAGATCTATTGCTCGGATTACCAGACGGTCGACCCGGATCTTGAGCCGATCAAATGGGACCTGAAGGATCCGCAGCGCCAGACGCTGTGGGGCGCACCGGCCCCCGAAAGCTGGTTCAAGCATGGCACGACATTTGCCGGCGTCGAGACAAAGGACTCTGCGCTGGCGGCCAGTCCCATCATCGCGCCCTGA
- a CDS encoding fumarylacetoacetate hydrolase family protein, translating into MRFATYSADGETFYGAVTDAGMIALNDTFPQWPSLLDAVRADGLGQLEQAAQGRPVSHTDFQYDMVLPNARRILCVGVNFPDRNAEYKDGSAQPKYMSLFPRFASGFTGHDRPLIRPPESPQLDYEGEVAIVIGKGGRRIAQADAYDHIAALTLCNEGTIRDWVRHAKFNVTQGKNWDNSGSIGPWLVPFTDAAQLDDARIVTRVNGEVRQDDVLSRMMHPIRREIEYISTFMTLQPGDIIVTGTPTGSGARLDPPQFLKPGDVVEVEVNGIGILRNTVEDEAI; encoded by the coding sequence ATGCGCTTTGCGACCTATTCCGCCGATGGTGAAACCTTCTACGGCGCCGTGACCGATGCGGGCATGATCGCCCTGAACGATACCTTTCCGCAATGGCCAAGCCTGCTGGATGCGGTTCGGGCCGATGGTCTGGGGCAGCTGGAACAGGCCGCACAGGGCAGGCCGGTCAGCCATACCGATTTCCAATACGACATGGTCCTGCCCAATGCGCGCCGCATCCTGTGCGTCGGGGTGAATTTTCCCGACCGGAATGCCGAATACAAGGATGGCAGCGCGCAGCCGAAATACATGTCGCTGTTTCCACGCTTTGCCAGCGGTTTTACCGGCCATGACCGCCCGCTGATCCGCCCGCCGGAAAGTCCACAACTGGATTACGAGGGCGAGGTCGCCATCGTGATCGGCAAGGGCGGGCGGCGCATTGCGCAGGCCGATGCCTATGACCACATCGCCGCGCTGACCCTGTGCAACGAAGGTACCATCCGCGATTGGGTGCGCCATGCGAAATTCAACGTCACGCAGGGCAAGAACTGGGACAATTCCGGCTCTATCGGGCCGTGGCTCGTGCCATTTACCGATGCGGCGCAACTGGACGATGCCCGCATCGTCACCCGCGTGAATGGCGAAGTCCGGCAGGATGATGTCCTCAGCCGCATGATGCACCCGATCCGGCGAGAGATCGAATATATCTCGACCTTCATGACCTTGCAGCCCGGTGATATCATCGTGACGGGCACGCCGACAGGATCGGGCGCGCGGCTTGATCCGCCGCAATTCCTGAAGCCCGGCGATGTGGTCGAGGTCGAGGTGAACGGCATCGGCATCTTGCGCAACACGGTCGAGGACGAAGCGATATGA
- the hpaH gene encoding 2-oxo-hept-4-ene-1,7-dioate hydratase → MTPQDHAQAAADLLKAEETGTQIGLLSARYPKMTMDDAYAVQNAISRAKLDQGRKVIGWKIGLTSKAMQYALNIDIPDSGILFDDMLFHDGAQVPKGRFIQPRIEAEIAFVMKSAVGGLDVTRDDIIAATDYVAPSLEILDTRIVRVDEATGKARTVLDTISDNAANAGVVLGPQRHPVDAFDLRWVGAITSRNGEVEETGLGAGVLNDPVESVVWLARRMAQYGQTIEPGQIILSGSFIRPVEAPPGAQIAADFGAFGHVAISFA, encoded by the coding sequence ATGACACCTCAGGATCACGCCCAGGCCGCCGCCGATCTGCTGAAGGCCGAAGAAACCGGCACACAGATCGGCCTGCTCAGCGCGCGTTACCCCAAGATGACGATGGACGATGCCTATGCGGTTCAGAACGCCATCTCCCGGGCCAAGCTGGATCAGGGGCGCAAGGTGATCGGCTGGAAAATCGGCCTGACCTCGAAGGCGATGCAATATGCGCTGAATATCGATATCCCCGATAGCGGCATCCTGTTCGATGACATGCTGTTTCACGATGGCGCGCAGGTGCCCAAGGGCCGCTTCATCCAGCCCCGCATCGAGGCAGAGATCGCCTTTGTGATGAAATCGGCGGTTGGCGGTCTTGACGTCACGCGCGACGATATCATCGCGGCAACGGATTATGTCGCACCATCGCTTGAGATCCTGGACACAAGGATCGTCCGGGTCGATGAGGCGACCGGCAAGGCGCGCACCGTACTGGACACGATCAGCGACAATGCCGCCAATGCGGGTGTTGTGCTGGGCCCGCAGCGGCACCCGGTCGATGCTTTCGATCTGCGTTGGGTCGGCGCGATCACATCGCGGAATGGCGAGGTCGAGGAAACCGGCCTTGGGGCCGGCGTGCTGAACGATCCGGTGGAAAGCGTCGTCTGGCTTGCCCGTCGCATGGCGCAATATGGTCAGACGATCGAGCCCGGACAGATCATCCTGTCGGGTAGCTTCATCCGCCCCGTCGAAGCCCCGCCCGGCGCGCAGATCGCCGCCGATTTCGGCGCCTTCGGCCATGTCGCCATCTCTTTCGCGTAA